A stretch of the Rhizobium leguminosarum genome encodes the following:
- a CDS encoding type II toxin-antitoxin system VapC family toxin — protein sequence MLLLDTNVVSELRKATSGKADPNVVVWNETVDPAETFISSVVLHELEIGVRLVEHNDAAAGKVLRNWLENTVLTAFSGRILPLDQVAAVQTAQWHVPNPKPINDAYIAATAFTRRMTLVTRNIKDFEGIGVALVNPWNLPT from the coding sequence ATGCTATTGCTCGATACCAATGTCGTCTCCGAACTGCGCAAGGCTACGAGCGGCAAGGCTGATCCCAATGTTGTGGTCTGGAACGAAACCGTCGATCCGGCCGAAACCTTCATTTCATCGGTCGTCCTGCATGAACTGGAGATTGGCGTTCGGCTGGTGGAGCATAATGATGCAGCCGCCGGAAAGGTGCTGCGCAACTGGCTGGAAAATACCGTTCTCACTGCGTTTTCCGGCCGAATCCTGCCTCTGGACCAGGTGGCGGCAGTTCAGACGGCCCAATGGCATGTGCCTAATCCCAAGCCGATCAATGACGCCTATATTGCGGCGACGGCATTCACTCGCCGTATGACGCTGGTCACGCGCAATATCAAAGATTTCGAGGGCATCGGAGTCGCACTCGTGAATCCGTGGAATCTCCCGACATAG
- the ltrA gene encoding group II intron reverse transcriptase/maturase, translating to MKVQYGEEVANHSDPESCGAHREVCVEALTGETGRPAIEPRNDSFGMPTLLSEAEGNTVHGVNRKPCPDPARSETLCMPGSLSYGSSEISSVSSANGLDGTGKVVDHNPVIHADEKSDTPIVPQKLPNKGDDPAEAMEGRGVIGGNVFETPACRTQSRIKHASMGIEGVREAARRDPKLRFTALMHHITPTLLVESFHALRKQAASGVDGVTWYDYEMILEGRVHELHREIQSGAYRAQPSRRVYIPKNDGRLRPLGIAALEEKVVQMAVSTVLNAIYEQDFLGFSYGFRQGRGQHDALDALWVGIDKRKINWILDADIRSFYDEIDHEWMVRFLSHRVGDRRLIRLIHKWLKAGTIEDGRRVASTRGTPQGSVISPVLSNIYLHYALDLWVQQWRTRNAKGDVIIVRYADDSVIGFQYEGEAQRFLQALRERLAQFGLQLHPDKTRLIRFGRYAARQCRERGIRKPETFDFLGFTHCCGRRRNDGGFKIVRLTIKKRMRTTLTTIRETLMRRRHEPVAVVGRWLRQVLQGYLNYHAVPDNLRRLGGFRWEVGRAWRHALMRRSQRNRMS from the coding sequence ATGAAAGTTCAATACGGAGAAGAAGTGGCGAATCACTCTGACCCCGAGTCATGCGGGGCACATCGCGAGGTGTGCGTCGAAGCGTTGACAGGGGAAACCGGCAGGCCGGCCATAGAGCCGCGAAATGATTCATTCGGGATGCCGACGCTGTTAAGCGAAGCGGAAGGCAACACGGTGCATGGCGTCAATCGCAAGCCATGCCCCGATCCCGCGCGGTCGGAGACCCTGTGCATGCCGGGAAGTCTTTCATACGGAAGCAGCGAGATCTCATCAGTGTCCAGTGCAAATGGACTGGACGGGACTGGGAAGGTCGTTGACCACAATCCAGTCATCCACGCTGATGAGAAGTCGGATACGCCCATAGTACCGCAGAAGTTGCCGAACAAGGGAGATGATCCTGCGGAGGCAATGGAGGGAAGGGGTGTAATCGGAGGGAACGTCTTTGAAACTCCAGCGTGCCGGACACAGAGCCGGATCAAACACGCTTCGATGGGTATCGAGGGCGTACGGGAAGCCGCCAGACGGGACCCGAAGTTGCGTTTCACGGCGCTGATGCACCACATCACTCCGACGCTATTGGTGGAGAGCTTCCATGCGCTCCGCAAGCAGGCGGCGAGCGGCGTGGATGGCGTGACGTGGTACGACTATGAGATGATACTCGAAGGGCGCGTGCACGAACTACACCGGGAGATTCAATCTGGTGCATATCGTGCACAACCGTCCCGACGGGTCTACATTCCGAAGAATGACGGAAGACTCCGTCCCCTCGGCATTGCAGCGTTGGAAGAAAAGGTCGTGCAAATGGCCGTATCCACGGTCCTGAACGCGATCTATGAGCAAGACTTCCTGGGCTTCTCATACGGGTTCCGACAAGGAAGGGGGCAGCATGACGCGCTGGACGCCTTGTGGGTTGGGATCGACAAGCGGAAGATCAACTGGATACTGGACGCGGATATTCGCTCGTTTTACGATGAAATCGATCACGAGTGGATGGTTCGTTTCCTGTCGCATCGAGTGGGTGACCGCCGGCTGATACGTCTGATCCACAAATGGCTGAAAGCGGGCACGATTGAGGATGGCCGCCGCGTCGCATCAACGCGAGGAACCCCTCAAGGCTCTGTAATTAGCCCCGTGCTATCGAATATCTACCTGCATTACGCATTGGATTTATGGGTCCAGCAATGGCGTACTCGAAATGCTAAAGGCGACGTGATCATTGTACGTTATGCCGATGACAGCGTGATTGGGTTCCAGTACGAAGGAGAGGCGCAGCGCTTCCTGCAAGCATTGCGGGAGCGTCTCGCACAATTTGGCTTGCAACTACACCCGGATAAGACGCGGCTAATACGCTTTGGGCGGTATGCTGCGCGACAATGCCGGGAGCGTGGTATCCGCAAGCCAGAAACCTTCGACTTTCTGGGGTTCACGCATTGCTGCGGCAGGCGTCGCAATGATGGAGGCTTCAAGATCGTCCGTTTGACGATCAAGAAGCGCATGCGCACGACGCTGACGACCATTCGGGAAACGCTCATGCGGCGACGCCATGAACCAGTGGCAGTGGTAGGTCGATGGCTACGGCAAGTGTTACAGGGGTATTTGAACTACCATGCGGTGCCAGACAATCTACGACGATTGGGAGGGTTCCGCTGGGAAGTTGGTCGCGCTTGGCGACACGCTTTAATGCGTCGAAGCCAGCGAAACCGCATGTCTTGA
- a CDS encoding type II toxin-antitoxin system Phd/YefM family antitoxin: protein MTVTTLSGRELNQDLGRAKRATKDGPVIITDRGRPAHVLLSFEEYKRLTGKMRTLGEMRAAPGAEDVDLPLLQRTEHARPVDLS from the coding sequence ATGACCGTCACCACGCTTTCAGGCCGGGAGCTCAATCAGGACCTTGGCCGCGCAAAGCGGGCCACCAAGGATGGGCCTGTCATCATCACTGACAGGGGACGGCCTGCGCATGTCCTTTTGTCGTTCGAGGAGTACAAGCGGCTTACCGGCAAAATGCGGACGCTTGGTGAGATGCGCGCCGCACCGGGGGCGGAAGATGTTGACTTGCCCCTCCTGCAGCGCACGGAACATGCCCGGCCGGTCGATCTGTCTTGA
- a CDS encoding recombinase family protein, translated as MTSTDLMPAALLARKAIVYVRQSTQSQVMTNLEGQRRQYDLVDVARQRGFIDIEVIDDDLGRSASGTVARPGFDRLVALLCAGKVGAVFCFDASRLARNGRDWHHLLELCGLVEARVIDHDGIYNPCRPNDRLLLGMKGSISEFELGVLRARMLDAARSKARRGELRLSVPFGYIWHREAGLGLDPDLRLQDVIRSIFARFHELGSARQVLLSMTKDQIHFPRPSDEGRMTSFVWTPVRYRNVIGILKNPFYAGVYVYGKSEKRTAIVDGRARRSYGHGKPVGTWEVMIRDHHEGYISWDEYERNQQQLALNNYGRSGGTKSGRGGKALLSGLLTCGRCGRRLSVAYTGNPQSPVYRCDKQNLMMGLPRCMTFGGLKVDAAVARELLRAVEPLAIEATFEAERMHRERQEDQRHIHDLELQQARYEASLAERRYAACDPDNRLIAAQLEKNWEAALRRVRDLEVRKPAESPSTIEVDPGTFANLADNLQAAWDSPDVSMRVRQQLLRTLIADIVVDVDDAVRDVVLTIHWKGGKHSELKVRKPQSGEHGCATTEDALAVMRSMAGRWSDEHIAASLNRMGMPTGQGKTWTAHRVASVRRVRAIHAYKSADKDGEWLTMTEAATVLGVTNHRIRHLIKTNVLSAEQVVPGAPYQIRASDLASATVQAAIARKGRPCRTTDTETLPMFTDT; from the coding sequence ATGACCAGCACTGATTTAATGCCGGCAGCGTTACTCGCACGCAAGGCCATCGTTTACGTACGGCAATCCACGCAGTCGCAGGTGATGACCAATCTGGAAGGCCAGCGACGACAGTACGATCTTGTTGACGTCGCGCGACAACGCGGCTTTATCGACATTGAGGTCATTGATGACGACCTGGGGCGCTCCGCCAGCGGAACGGTCGCGCGACCCGGCTTCGATCGTCTCGTCGCCCTGCTGTGCGCCGGCAAAGTTGGTGCCGTTTTTTGCTTCGACGCCTCACGCCTCGCACGTAACGGCCGCGACTGGCACCATCTGCTCGAACTATGCGGCCTTGTTGAAGCCCGCGTCATAGATCACGACGGTATCTACAATCCCTGTCGGCCCAATGATCGTCTGCTGCTGGGGATGAAGGGCAGTATCAGCGAGTTCGAACTGGGCGTGCTGAGAGCCCGCATGCTCGACGCCGCCAGATCGAAAGCGCGGCGCGGCGAATTGCGACTTTCCGTTCCGTTCGGCTACATTTGGCATCGCGAGGCGGGGCTTGGACTGGACCCCGATCTGCGTCTGCAAGACGTGATCCGATCCATATTCGCCCGTTTCCACGAGCTTGGAAGTGCGCGTCAGGTGCTGCTATCGATGACGAAAGATCAGATCCACTTCCCGCGACCGTCGGATGAAGGTCGCATGACCAGCTTCGTCTGGACGCCAGTCCGTTATCGCAATGTTATCGGCATCCTCAAAAACCCCTTCTACGCCGGCGTCTACGTCTATGGGAAGAGCGAGAAGCGAACTGCCATCGTTGATGGACGAGCGCGTCGCAGCTATGGGCATGGCAAGCCCGTCGGCACCTGGGAGGTGATGATCCGGGACCATCACGAAGGTTACATCAGTTGGGACGAGTACGAGCGCAACCAACAGCAATTGGCGCTCAATAATTATGGCCGCTCGGGCGGGACCAAATCGGGCCGCGGCGGCAAAGCGCTATTATCGGGTCTCCTAACCTGCGGACGGTGTGGGCGGCGGCTGAGTGTTGCCTATACTGGCAATCCACAAAGTCCTGTCTATCGCTGCGACAAACAGAATCTGATGATGGGCTTGCCCCGTTGCATGACGTTCGGCGGCCTGAAGGTCGATGCGGCGGTTGCGCGCGAGTTGTTGCGCGCGGTAGAACCGTTAGCGATCGAAGCGACCTTTGAAGCAGAGCGGATGCACCGAGAGCGCCAAGAAGACCAGCGCCACATTCACGACTTGGAGCTACAACAGGCTCGCTACGAGGCCAGCCTTGCCGAGCGCCGCTACGCAGCATGCGATCCCGACAACCGTCTCATAGCCGCGCAGCTTGAGAAGAATTGGGAAGCTGCGCTACGCCGCGTGCGTGATCTGGAAGTGCGCAAGCCTGCCGAAAGTCCTTCAACCATCGAGGTTGATCCGGGCACCTTTGCCAACCTTGCAGACAATCTACAGGCTGCCTGGGATTCGCCCGATGTGAGCATGCGTGTGCGCCAGCAGCTCTTGCGTACGTTGATCGCCGACATTGTTGTCGATGTCGACGATGCGGTTCGAGATGTGGTGCTGACGATTCATTGGAAAGGCGGCAAGCACTCGGAGTTGAAAGTTCGCAAGCCTCAGAGCGGCGAACACGGCTGTGCCACCACCGAGGATGCTTTGGCGGTGATGCGCAGCATGGCTGGACGCTGGTCCGATGAACATATCGCCGCATCGCTTAATCGAATGGGCATGCCCACGGGGCAAGGAAAAACCTGGACTGCGCACCGTGTCGCTTCTGTGAGGCGCGTTCGCGCAATCCACGCGTACAAATCAGCGGACAAGGACGGCGAATGGCTGACCATGACAGAGGCTGCGACGGTTTTGGGCGTGACCAATCATCGGATACGCCACCTGATCAAGACGAACGTGCTGTCTGCCGAGCAGGTGGTTCCCGGCGCGCCGTATCAAATCCGCGCCAGCGACCTGGCTTCGGCGACGGTCCAAGCGGCTATAGCCCGAAAGGGCCGCCCGTGTCGCACAACTGACACGGAGACGCTTCCAATGTTTACAGACACTTAG
- a CDS encoding response regulator, which translates to MILIVEENRILRAEAVVACKGSGYGTVEASSGADALEILEKRDDISLVFTSVNMKGAIDGVQLAVRVHARWPKLPIVMTSGVVNLRQSLLPQRFRFVRKPYATKPLMTCFKVLIESEHREDVSSPQWSP; encoded by the coding sequence GTGATCCTGATTGTAGAAGAGAACCGGATCCTCCGCGCGGAAGCGGTCGTTGCGTGCAAAGGATCTGGCTACGGGACAGTCGAGGCGTCCAGTGGCGCAGATGCATTGGAGATCCTGGAAAAGCGAGACGACATCAGTCTCGTGTTCACCTCCGTTAATATGAAAGGCGCAATAGATGGTGTCCAACTCGCGGTGCGCGTTCATGCAAGATGGCCAAAGCTACCAATTGTTATGACGTCCGGGGTCGTAAATCTGCGGCAGTCATTGCTACCGCAACGCTTTAGATTTGTCAGGAAACCGTACGCTACCAAGCCTCTAATGACATGCTTCAAGGTCCTCATTGAATCCGAACATCGAGAAGACGTCTCGTCGCCACAATGGAGTCCCTAG
- a CDS encoding transglutaminase family protein translates to MKLQIKHRTTYRYLRPVGLLAHRLILSPRTDQQLRTLSFNIDCSANGSIDWAKDVFGNTIATVTFSERTSELTICSAAVVEQTADPWPVFNIDISAHAYPFTYSTEDKIDLGAFAAATSPGNRVADWARAFVGGRPTDTLSLLKDINAGILTNVRYRIRDEEGTQAPQQTLEQASGSCRDIAALFIEAVRCLGFGARAVSGYIYDPRASVDDGGSTHAWAEVYLPGAGWIAFDPTHRRVGEACLIPVAFARNNGQIMPVTGGYTGMPDDFVDLDVSVKVVEIRE, encoded by the coding sequence ATGAAACTTCAGATCAAGCATCGAACGACCTATCGTTACTTGCGGCCCGTCGGGCTGCTTGCGCACCGCCTGATCCTGTCGCCCCGGACCGACCAACAGCTTCGGACCTTGTCTTTCAACATTGACTGTTCGGCGAACGGGTCGATCGACTGGGCGAAGGACGTTTTCGGCAACACGATCGCGACGGTAACGTTTTCTGAACGGACCTCCGAACTGACGATCTGCAGTGCTGCCGTTGTCGAGCAGACCGCCGACCCGTGGCCGGTCTTCAATATTGACATTTCCGCGCATGCCTATCCCTTCACCTACTCGACCGAGGACAAAATCGACCTCGGGGCGTTTGCTGCTGCGACCTCTCCTGGTAACCGTGTGGCGGATTGGGCCCGAGCGTTCGTCGGCGGCCGCCCGACCGACACGCTTTCGCTCCTGAAAGACATCAATGCCGGCATTCTGACAAATGTCAGATATCGCATCCGCGACGAGGAAGGCACACAGGCGCCGCAACAAACACTGGAGCAGGCCAGTGGCTCATGCAGGGACATCGCAGCGCTTTTCATTGAAGCTGTTCGTTGCTTGGGGTTTGGTGCGCGTGCTGTCTCCGGTTACATCTACGACCCGCGGGCATCTGTCGACGACGGCGGATCGACACATGCCTGGGCGGAAGTCTACCTTCCGGGAGCCGGTTGGATTGCGTTTGATCCCACCCATCGACGAGTGGGAGAAGCATGTCTTATTCCCGTAGCGTTTGCCCGCAACAATGGACAGATCATGCCTGTTACCGGCGGATATACGGGAATGCCGGACGATTTCGTGGATTTGGACGTGTCGGTCAAGGTGGTCGAGATACGAGAATAG
- a CDS encoding MBL fold metallo-hydrolase, with translation MWNWPEAGVDALQQLNDRRQTVFNLPTDGIVLGDVRIATFRGPTLMIGAADLVQFKADPLPFAVDPNFIRPWLAGTSKVDPISGDRDVFGDGTVVILSTPGHTPGETSLLVRLAKTGPVLLSGDVVHFEEQFANRGVPTFNFDRADSLASMERLTGIAKSLNAILVVQHDASDINKLPAFPKSAQ, from the coding sequence ATGTGGAACTGGCCGGAAGCTGGCGTCGACGCCCTGCAGCAGCTCAACGATCGGAGGCAGACTGTCTTCAACCTCCCGACTGATGGCATAGTCCTGGGCGATGTCCGCATCGCCACCTTCCGCGGCCCAACGCTGATGATCGGAGCTGCGGATTTGGTCCAGTTCAAGGCCGATCCACTGCCCTTCGCCGTCGATCCCAACTTTATCAGACCTTGGCTCGCCGGAACATCCAAAGTCGACCCGATCTCCGGCGATCGCGATGTCTTCGGCGATGGAACGGTGGTGATCCTTTCCACGCCTGGCCACACGCCCGGTGAGACCAGTCTTCTCGTGCGGTTAGCAAAGACGGGGCCGGTGCTGTTGTCTGGCGATGTTGTGCATTTCGAGGAACAGTTCGCCAATCGCGGCGTGCCGACCTTCAATTTCGACCGGGCAGACTCGCTGGCATCGATGGAAAGACTGACGGGGATAGCGAAGTCGCTCAATGCCATCCTAGTCGTCCAGCACGACGCATCGGACATAAACAAGCTGCCGGCTTTTCCCAAGAGCGCGCAATGA